Proteins from a genomic interval of Neodiprion lecontei isolate iyNeoLeco1 chromosome 2, iyNeoLeco1.1, whole genome shotgun sequence:
- the LOC107224702 gene encoding MAPK-interacting and spindle-stabilizing protein-like isoform X1 yields MDPSRFNGTTMASSKETEALRTTEQRHVGATSGHDSQTNPSASLLQFGQHNPGVPSMEPPPYSSVVTQDSQAWHNHPGTFSNVNGQAPYPTGPAPYPTDGAPAFEVPSKAPYPTAPVVSSPYPAVSGITSQPTFTPGPASQAPYPVAAMPMPTPITTTGGQIGFTNPLTTEPKSATSGYQPAGYEPLNNQGMIYPTQSGAGGQYYPVQNPYQQNQVPPPQTVYVVQKNADTSTTDDDCAMLACCLASCYCLCECLKICISTD; encoded by the exons ATGGATCCGTCAAGGTTCAACGGCACCACTATGGCGTCCAGCAAAGAGACAGAGGCCTTGAGGACCACAGAG CAGAGACACGTAGGCGCCACGTCGGGCCACGATAGCCAGACGAATCCTTCGGCTTCCCTGCTCCAATTTGGTCAGCACAATCCGGGAGTACCCAGCATGGAACCGCCGCCTTACAGCTCAGTCGTGACTCAGGATTCCCAAGCCTGGCATAACCACCCTGGCACCTTTTCCAACGTCAATGGTCAGGCTCCGTATCCCACCGGTCCGGCACCCTACCCTACCGACGGAGCTCCCGCTTTCGAGGTCCCCTCGAAGGCCCCGTACCCAACAGCCCCCGTGGTCAGCTCACCCTATCCAGCGGTATCCGGGATCACCAGTCAGCCAACGTTCACGCCTGGACCCGCCAGCCAAGCGCCGTATCCCGTAGCCGCGATGCCGATGCCGACGCCCATCACGACGACTGGGGGACAAATCGGCTTTACGAATCCCCTGACAACGGAACCGAAGTCAGCGACGTCGGGATACCAGCCCGCGGGGTACGAACCCCTGAATAACCAGGGGATGATCTATCCGACGCAGTCAGGTGCCGGCGGCCAGTACTATCCGGTACAGAATCCTTACCAGCAGAACCAGGTGCCTCCGCCGCAGACGGTTTACGTAGTACAGAAGAACGCTGACACAAGTACAACTGATGACGACTGCGCTATGCTGGCCTGTTGTTTGGCCAGTTGCTACTGCTTATGCGAGTGCCTCAAAATCTGCATTTCGACCGACTAg
- the LOC107224702 gene encoding MAPK-interacting and spindle-stabilizing protein-like isoform X2 has translation MDPSRFNGTTMASSKETEALRTTERHVGATSGHDSQTNPSASLLQFGQHNPGVPSMEPPPYSSVVTQDSQAWHNHPGTFSNVNGQAPYPTGPAPYPTDGAPAFEVPSKAPYPTAPVVSSPYPAVSGITSQPTFTPGPASQAPYPVAAMPMPTPITTTGGQIGFTNPLTTEPKSATSGYQPAGYEPLNNQGMIYPTQSGAGGQYYPVQNPYQQNQVPPPQTVYVVQKNADTSTTDDDCAMLACCLASCYCLCECLKICISTD, from the exons ATGGATCCGTCAAGGTTCAACGGCACCACTATGGCGTCCAGCAAAGAGACAGAGGCCTTGAGGACCACAGAG AGACACGTAGGCGCCACGTCGGGCCACGATAGCCAGACGAATCCTTCGGCTTCCCTGCTCCAATTTGGTCAGCACAATCCGGGAGTACCCAGCATGGAACCGCCGCCTTACAGCTCAGTCGTGACTCAGGATTCCCAAGCCTGGCATAACCACCCTGGCACCTTTTCCAACGTCAATGGTCAGGCTCCGTATCCCACCGGTCCGGCACCCTACCCTACCGACGGAGCTCCCGCTTTCGAGGTCCCCTCGAAGGCCCCGTACCCAACAGCCCCCGTGGTCAGCTCACCCTATCCAGCGGTATCCGGGATCACCAGTCAGCCAACGTTCACGCCTGGACCCGCCAGCCAAGCGCCGTATCCCGTAGCCGCGATGCCGATGCCGACGCCCATCACGACGACTGGGGGACAAATCGGCTTTACGAATCCCCTGACAACGGAACCGAAGTCAGCGACGTCGGGATACCAGCCCGCGGGGTACGAACCCCTGAATAACCAGGGGATGATCTATCCGACGCAGTCAGGTGCCGGCGGCCAGTACTATCCGGTACAGAATCCTTACCAGCAGAACCAGGTGCCTCCGCCGCAGACGGTTTACGTAGTACAGAAGAACGCTGACACAAGTACAACTGATGACGACTGCGCTATGCTGGCCTGTTGTTTGGCCAGTTGCTACTGCTTATGCGAGTGCCTCAAAATCTGCATTTCGACCGACTAg